The Vibrio quintilis DNA window GGCTGGCTGAGTGATAGTCTGCACCATGTTTCTCCCGGCTGGATTGCGCTGGCGGCAGCGGTGATCTGCCTGCTGCCGGGAGCAGGGCTGACAGCCAGACGTTGCCTCAGTGAGGAAGTGAATTATGGCTCGCTGTTCTTCATCGCCGGTGTGCTCGGACTCGGAGCGGTGATATCTGCTTCCGGTTTAGGTCACGCGCTGGTGGAGATACTCAGTGAATCGGTTGGCTTTTCGCCGGATCATGACCTTTATAATCTCGGGGCATTAACCGGTATGTCGACCCTGATTGCGTTTGTTGCCAGCCCGCCGGGTTTGCCCATCGTGATGACGCCGGTGGCGGAAGGATTTGCCGGTTTGACCGGGCTGTCACTCACGGCTGTACTGATGACGCAGGTGATGGCCTTTTCCAATATCTTTTTGCCTTATCAGTCCCCGCCGCTGTTGAGTGCGGTACAAATGGCAAAAATTCCGCTTGGCCCCGCCAGTAAGCTATGTTTCACCCTGTTTGTGATCACGCTGTTGGTGCTGATTCCACTGAATCTGCTCTGGCTGCATTTGCTTGGTGTGATACATTAATTTTCTGCGTTTCAGAGCTTTCTGCGTTTCAGAGGAGACGACGATGGAAATTCATCAGTTGAAAACTTTCTTAGCGGTTGCCCGGGAAGGCAGTATTACCCGCGCATCTGAGCAGCTTTACCTCAGCCAGCCTGCGGTGAGTGCCCACGTGAAAGCGATAGAGGACACGCTGGGGCTGATATTGTTTGAGCGAACCCCGCAGGGGATGCGTCTGACGGCTGACGGAAGCGTGATTCTGGCACAGGTTGAGTTGACGTTAAATGCGCACCGGGAAATCTTTGAACAGGCGACCAGGCTGAAAGGCAAACTGAGCGGCACACTCCGGCTGGGTATTGGCTGTCAGACCGCACCGGAAATGCTGGGGGAACTGCTGACCCGGCTGGCTGAATATTATCCGGATGTGACGGTTTCTCTCCGGCACAACAGTGCGGCTGAAGTGATTCAGGGGGTGCGGAGTGAAGAGCTGGATGCCGGGTTCTACAGTGAAGCCGGAGAATCCGATCCGATGTTTGATACTGTTGAAGTCGGGCGGTTCGGGATCTATCTGTCTGCACCACCGGGCCTGATTGATTTATCACAGCCTGTCGACTGGCAACAACTGGCTTTACTGCCATGGATTTGCCCCGCATCAAGTACCTGTTGCGGGCGCGCCGCCGAGAAGTTATTCGACAAGCATCAGATCCGCCCCGTTAAAGTCATCAGTGTTGACCGGGAGCAGGTCACCAAAAACCTGATCGCCGGCGGGGTCGGCATTGGTCTGCTGCACACCGATACGGTCAGGGAAGCGCAGTTATCCGGTGAAGTTGAGGTGATCTGTGAAGCACACAAAGCCGCCAGAGTGTTGTACTTCACATTAAAAAAACGGGCGGGTGATCCATTACTCAAAGCCATCAATACCCTGTTGTGTGAGGTCATTGCCCATTATTAACCGGGGAATCTGATTGATTCGTTGAGACCTTATGATGAAAATTGTTCCTGCAACCACTGAATAAAAACGCGGGTCCGGGCAGATTGAAGTGTTTTTCCGGGGTACAGGCATTTCTGGTCAGCTCTGAAGGTGGCTGGATCAACGGCCAGGTGATCCGGACAAATGGCGGGATGGTTTAAGCGGGCCGGTAGCGCAGCCCCGATCCGGCTGCGCTTTTGGGCTGAGGGTCAGACTGAAAAACGATTCACCTGTTTCACCAGAGATTCGGCGCTGCCCAAAGACTGCTGAACCGATTGTTTCATCTGAGAGGAAAGCGTTTTGGTCTCTTTGGACATGCCGGACATCTGAACCAGATTGGTGGTGATTTCCTGAGCTACCTGACTTTGTTGATCGGTGGCATTTGCGGTTTGTGCCGCCAGATCCTGAATTTGATCTGAGGCGGTTTTGATGGCATCCAGTACCCCCCGGGTTTTCTCATTCAGCGTTTCAGTCGATGAAGCAATCTGTACACTGTCATTGATGGATGTCACCGCCTCAGAGACTTCTTTCTGAAGCGATTGAATCATCGTCCGGATATCTTCTGTTGAAAGCTGGGTTTTTCCGGCCAGCTGACGGACTTCATCAGCAACAACGGCAAAGCCACGCCCTTGTTCGCCCGCCCGGGCGGCTTCAATCGCGGCATTTAAAGCCAGCAGGTTCGTCTGTTCGGAAATGCTGAGAATGACATCGAGAACCGACGAAATTTTGTCCGAGCTTTGGGACAGCTTTTCGACCACATCTGAGGCATGCTGAATCTGGCTGGTCAAATCGTGCAATCGTTCTGTCGAAGCCAGAATAGATAGTTCTCCTTCATCAGCTAAACCTGCCAGTTGTTCGACATGAGTTGCTGTATCCGCTGCATTGCCGGCAACATCATGTGTTGTCGCACTCATTTCTTCTATTGCGGTGACAATGGTATCCAGAGAGGTATCGCTTTGCTCACTCAGGGAAGCGGACTGTGTTGCGGCCTGGCTGATCGTCTCCATTTCATCCCGGATGGTATCCGCACCCTGACGAATCTGCCTGATAATCGAGCCAAGTTTATCGACAAAGCCGTCAAGTTCGCGGCTTAAATCACCGGTCTCATCTGCTTTTGTGTTGTTAATCCTGCGGGTTAAATCGCCATCGCCCTGACTGATTTCATGCAGATCATGCGTCACATTCCGGATGGCATTTGAGATGTTTCTGGGCGCAAGCCAGGCGAGGAAAATACTGAGTGTCAGCACAAATGCAGACAGGATCATCACAACCACTTTAAAAGTCTCAATATGATCGTGAATCGTTTCATTTTCGATGGCGGAATATTTGCTGATTAACTCCTCTGAACCATCGTAGATTTCACGCAGTTTGATAAATGCCGCTTCATGGGAGCCGGTATGAATCCGTTTAGCTGTCTCAAAATCATGGTTTTCAATGGCTGTTAACAGACGGTCAATTTCATGAGTCCAGTTTTGGTAAAGGTTTTGGAATGGAGAGAGATACCTGACAATTTCAGGCTCCTGCCGGGTTTGCTGAATAAATTTTTCCATCCGGCTTTTGGCTTGTTCAGCATTACTCAGGGCTGTGTCTTTCAGCGTCTGATGCCGGGCTGAGCTGATCGATTCTGAAAAGGTTAAAAGTGAGAGGGCCAGAGCTGACTGGTAGAGATCCCGGTCTGCATTTTGAATCAGACCCGCGGAGTCTTCATATTTGCCGGTATTTTCCTGAATGTATACCACCAGGTTATACGATGTTAAAACCACAACTAAAAAAACGGCACTGAGCAATGAAAAAAAGAAGGTATATTTTGCCCGAATTGTTTGTATGAACGGCATGTCATTTTCTCCCTGTTCAACATATAACCTGAATCGATTTAGCAGTATTGCCTGACGATTACGTCTTTCTGATGTGTAACCGCATGATTTTCATGAAATCGCTGTCATTATGGTCATGTTTTTTGTTATTACATTATGAACTTCTATACTTGATTGATGAAGTATGTTTAAAACTAATAACTAAGTTATATTCTGTAAGTTGTCAATTAACTGAATGACATTTTCATTGCAGTTAGTGTTGACTCATCGTTGTTATACATTTTGTAGTCAGGAATGGTTCATGAAGAAAAGTTGGCTTGGGTTGTTGCTGTTGGTTTTACCGGTCACTTTCTGGCGGTGGAGTTATTCTGAAAGCGGGATCTGGTGGGCCGAAAACTGGTCATCTGTGCCGGGGCTGATGGTTTTTGTCTATCTCATCTGTAGCGGTTTTTTTTTCTTTTCCAGACGGTGGATTCCGGGTGGTTTGTCAGTGCTGCTGTGTATTTTATTTGTTGTCAGAGGACTTCCTGACAGCCAGGGTAAACAGGCAGAATGCGGGGAAACAGTCAGGATTCTCCAGTACAATATGATGTTCGAAAATGAAATGGTTGACTCTTTCATTGAGTTTGTCAGAGCTTCCTTGCCTGATTTAATGGTATTGCAGGAAGTGACGCCGCAACATGGCACCTTGTTGCGTTCACTAAGTGATTTATATCCTTATCGTTATGGCGGACAGCCCAAAATCGGATATCCGTCTAATCAGTTAATCCTGAGCAGGCAGGTTTTATACGGCATGTCTGTTTATCGGACAAATGATGATCAGAAGCTGATACGCGGTTTCTGGCAGCCAGCTCCTGGCGTGGACATTGCGTTGTTTACCGCTCATCCGCCGTCTCCGAGAGATCAACAGCTCTGGCACCGGCGAAATCTGATGTTTCAGACATTGTCTTATCTGACCGGATTTGTTCCGGTTGACAATTCGCTGGTGATTGGAGATTTTAATTTATCTTCAGATACGCAGCGTTATCAGCAACTCTTCCCGGAGTTTTCTTCTCTGCCGGTCAACTCGTGGCCCTCAGTATCACCGTTTCCTGCGATCGGTATTGATCATTTATGGGTGCGGGGAGCTGCCCGGATTTGTCGCCGCACCGCCGTAACTGAGGTGCAAGGTTCGGATCACTGGCCGGTGATGACAGAGCTGAGCCTGTGATTTACCGGATATACCCAAACTCACCCGCAGGGCGTGAGCTGAACCCTGCATCTTCAGGTGGTTTGGGTTTTTACGGCTGCATGGCATCACTGAGCAGGAGTTTCCGGTTCAAATTGGCCAGTTGCTCTCTCTCTTCTTTTGTCAGCCCGGCTAATAAACGTTCCATATTGGCAAGGTGATCGTTCAATGCTGCATCCAGCAGTGCCTGGCCTGTCTCTGTCAGCTGTACCTGATTGCTGCGGCGATCGCCCTGGCTGGCGATTCTTTCAATCAGGTTGCGCTGTACCAGCTTTTCCAGCCGGGTGCTCATCGCACCGGAAGACAACATCAGGGTCTGGTACAGCTCTGTTGGTGTTAACGGGGCATTTGTCCGGCGGAGTGTGGCGAGAATATCAAACTCAATCGTACTCAGCGCATGCAGGCTGAACACCTCTTTGAGTGATTCGTCAAACAGACGGCTGATCCGGCGAACCCGGCCGATAATTCCCATCGCTGAACAGTCCAGATCCGGATGAACATTGCGCCATTGTTCCAGAATGCGATCCACATGATCCTGATTCATTTTTTCTCTCTCATCTAAATATCTTTTCAAAAAGATACTTGATTAAAAACTAAAAAGCGATTACTTTTAGTGAAGTGTCTTTTTGGAAAGATACTTTTATAAAAGTCTGAGCCTGAAGAAGGAAATAGAATGAGACCTGCAAACAGAACAATCAACCGATGGTCAGCCTTGCTGATCACTGCAATAACGCCCTTGATTTGGGGAAGCACCTATATTGTAACCAGCGAATTACTGCCGCCGGATATGCCGCTTCTGGCATCTGCGATCAGAGCATTACCGGCCGGGCTGATTCTGATTGCTTTTTCCCGCACGCTGCCTGATCCGCGCTGGTGGTTCAGGCTGGCGGTTCTGGGTGGGTTAAATATCGGGCTGTTTTTTTACTGCCTGTTTTATGCCGCCTACTCACTGCCGGGCGGCATGGCAGCACTGGTCATGTCGTCACAACCGCTGGTGGTGCTTTTGATGAGTCACTTTCTGCTCAACAGTCCGCTCAATACCAGACATTTTCTGGCGGCAGGAACCGGGATTGCCGGGATTGCGATGCTGGTGCTGAATGCGCAGGTGGCTTTGAACGGCATGGGCTTGTTGATGGGATTACTGGGGACGTTCAGTATGGCAACCGGTCTGGTGCTGACCAAGCTCTGGGGGCGTCCGGCGGGAATGAGTCTGACCGGATTTACCGGCTGGCAGCTTGTTTTCGGCGGGTTCATGCTTGCGCCGGTTGCGCTTTGGCAGGAAGGTTTACCTGCAACTCTGACGACCGATAATCTGCTGGGGTACGCTTATCTGTGTCTGGCCGGAGCGGTGTTTGCTTATGCCATCTGGTTTTGGGGTATCGAAAGGTTGCCTGCGGTGACACTCTCTTTCCTTGGATTTCTCAGCCCGTTATCAGCCTGTGTGTTTGGCTATCTGATTCTGGGAGAGACCCTGAGCGGATTTCAGCTTGCCGGTGCGATGGCGATTTTGGTTTCAATCGCATTGATTACGCTGAATCGCTCTGAATCAGAGAGTCGTGTGAAAGCGACCCCTGCTCATAAGCCTGTTCAGTCATGAATGATGAAGAGGACCGGCTTGACTATACGTAAGTTTTTACTGCTGTAAATTTTTAACAATCAGAACCAAATTAACTTAATGCTCAACAAAGGATACGACGATGAAACTGATGATTATTTCCGGAAGCCAGCGTGCTCATTCAAAAAGCCTGTTAACGGCGCAATATCTGTCTTCTCTGGCTGCGGAAAGCGGGTTTAAGGACAGCTCAGTCTTGGATTTACACGCATTGAACCTGCCATTATGGAATGAAGATTTTTGGCAGAAAGACAGTGAAAGCTGGTCGTGCTGGCAGCCGGTCAAAGCAGCTCTGAAAGAAGCAGATGCATTTATCCTGATTACACCTGAGTGGCACGGCATGGCGACACCGGCGCTGAAGAATTTTCTGCTGCTGACCACGGACCAGGAGATGGCGCATAAACCGGCTTTACTTGCCAGTGTCTCAGCCAGTGTGAATGGTGTTTACCCCATCAGTGAACTGAGAATGACCGGCAGTAAAAATAATCATGTGTGCTTTTTACCGGATCATCTGATTTTTCGTGATATAGAAACCTTGCTGGATGATGAACTGAACTGTCATGATGCGCGGTTTGATGAACGGGCCCGTTATACAATGAAATTACTTTCCGCTTACGCGCAGGCGCTGGCACCGGTGCATGAAGGCATGCCGGAGGAGGGCGCGGCTTTTCGTTATGGGATGTAGGTATGTCAGTTTATCTGGTATGCAGGACTGCCCGGAAGAATGGCCGGGGCCGGTTGATCTCATCTCCGGCCCCGGTTCATTCAGCCTGACAGAGGCAGTGGAACTGACAGGCTGAATTTTCATTTACGGCAAGATCAGTTGGTTTGAATGATTTCTTCCTGATGCGTTGTTCTGTGGTCTTTGTGCTTTCTTGTCAGGTAAAGCTCGCAGGACACAGCAGAAATTGCGATCATGGCGTAGCACAAGAGTTCAATGCCTTCTTCGATGGCATTTTTGACCACTCTGACATAGCCATCCTGCATGACAAGTTTCCAGAAACTGGCTTCTCCCATCAGGCGGGAAAAAACAAGCAGTATCATCAGAGAAGCGATCAGCAGGCGCATATTGGGAGCACTGCAGATACTTCCGAGAGAAAACCACGCCTGTTGCCGGCCTGAAACTGCATAGAGAACCGCTGCGATGGTGACAAGCAGAGCCGGATAAACCCAGAAGCCATGTGAGATTTCGTCAAACAGAAAGTCTAACTCCCTGATGAACAGAACCGTGAAAAATCCGGCGATCAGAATCGCGCTATGACGAAGTTCCGGACGATGAAATTTAATCCGGTAGAAGGCGACGATAGTGATTCCCAGCAGTATTTGCTGGACGCATTCTGTCATGGAAACCTCATCGATCGAATGATCGCCATAGAGGATATCGAATCTCAGGCATAAGTTAACCAGTAACCCGGCGCCAATGGTCATCAGCGCAATCAATAATAGTTTGAAGATGATATTTTTAGTTCGTTCGTGTTGATAAGATAAGTCCGGAGACTGGGCTGCTTTTGTTTTATGTGTATTATGCAGATTTTTCATTGTATTACCTGTGCGTATTTGTCTGGTTACGTCTCTTCAAATACAAAGAGGTTGTTTGGGTATACATGTCTGAAAATAAAATCAGAGACATCTCACAATTTTATCGCTGTGGGGGTTAAGAGATGGTAAAAACTCATTCTGTTTCATATCAGAAGCGGAGCGGTTAATAAGTCATCAGATGAATATAATTTCCCCGTTTTCAGGCGAATTTATAAGCACTTGTCAGTTCCGGAATTAAAGTTGAGCCTGTTTCTGCCGAAAGTTATTTAATATACCCGGAGCTGCTGAAGGTGCTTTTGTACCGGCTGGTCCGGCTATTGACATGAGTCTGACAGCTGGTGCTGATGATGAATCAGATCAACGGGGTATGTCCGGGATGCTGAGACATGCTGAACAGGTTCTTCTAAATTTTCAGTGGACTGTGTTAGACTACGCACGAGTGTCTTAGGCTGTGTGCTATGATCATGAGATGTCAGGGAGAATGATTGCATTGGATCATAAAGTGTCAGGTTGTTGTGGCCGGGGTGCTGGTCGTTATGACTAA harbors:
- a CDS encoding LysR family transcriptional regulator; this encodes MEIHQLKTFLAVAREGSITRASEQLYLSQPAVSAHVKAIEDTLGLILFERTPQGMRLTADGSVILAQVELTLNAHREIFEQATRLKGKLSGTLRLGIGCQTAPEMLGELLTRLAEYYPDVTVSLRHNSAAEVIQGVRSEELDAGFYSEAGESDPMFDTVEVGRFGIYLSAPPGLIDLSQPVDWQQLALLPWICPASSTCCGRAAEKLFDKHQIRPVKVISVDREQVTKNLIAGGVGIGLLHTDTVREAQLSGEVEVICEAHKAARVLYFTLKKRAGDPLLKAINTLLCEVIAHY
- a CDS encoding methyl-accepting chemotaxis protein, which encodes MPFIQTIRAKYTFFFSLLSAVFLVVVLTSYNLVVYIQENTGKYEDSAGLIQNADRDLYQSALALSLLTFSESISSARHQTLKDTALSNAEQAKSRMEKFIQQTRQEPEIVRYLSPFQNLYQNWTHEIDRLLTAIENHDFETAKRIHTGSHEAAFIKLREIYDGSEELISKYSAIENETIHDHIETFKVVVMILSAFVLTLSIFLAWLAPRNISNAIRNVTHDLHEISQGDGDLTRRINNTKADETGDLSRELDGFVDKLGSIIRQIRQGADTIRDEMETISQAATQSASLSEQSDTSLDTIVTAIEEMSATTHDVAGNAADTATHVEQLAGLADEGELSILASTERLHDLTSQIQHASDVVEKLSQSSDKISSVLDVILSISEQTNLLALNAAIEAARAGEQGRGFAVVADEVRQLAGKTQLSTEDIRTMIQSLQKEVSEAVTSINDSVQIASSTETLNEKTRGVLDAIKTASDQIQDLAAQTANATDQQSQVAQEITTNLVQMSGMSKETKTLSSQMKQSVQQSLGSAESLVKQVNRFSV
- a CDS encoding endonuclease/exonuclease/phosphatase family protein, giving the protein MKKSWLGLLLLVLPVTFWRWSYSESGIWWAENWSSVPGLMVFVYLICSGFFFFSRRWIPGGLSVLLCILFVVRGLPDSQGKQAECGETVRILQYNMMFENEMVDSFIEFVRASLPDLMVLQEVTPQHGTLLRSLSDLYPYRYGGQPKIGYPSNQLILSRQVLYGMSVYRTNDDQKLIRGFWQPAPGVDIALFTAHPPSPRDQQLWHRRNLMFQTLSYLTGFVPVDNSLVIGDFNLSSDTQRYQQLFPEFSSLPVNSWPSVSPFPAIGIDHLWVRGAARICRRTAVTEVQGSDHWPVMTELSL
- a CDS encoding MarR family winged helix-turn-helix transcriptional regulator, whose protein sequence is MNQDHVDRILEQWRNVHPDLDCSAMGIIGRVRRISRLFDESLKEVFSLHALSTIEFDILATLRRTNAPLTPTELYQTLMLSSGAMSTRLEKLVQRNLIERIASQGDRRSNQVQLTETGQALLDAALNDHLANMERLLAGLTKEEREQLANLNRKLLLSDAMQP
- a CDS encoding EamA family transporter, yielding MRPANRTINRWSALLITAITPLIWGSTYIVTSELLPPDMPLLASAIRALPAGLILIAFSRTLPDPRWWFRLAVLGGLNIGLFFYCLFYAAYSLPGGMAALVMSSQPLVVLLMSHFLLNSPLNTRHFLAAGTGIAGIAMLVLNAQVALNGMGLLMGLLGTFSMATGLVLTKLWGRPAGMSLTGFTGWQLVFGGFMLAPVALWQEGLPATLTTDNLLGYAYLCLAGAVFAYAIWFWGIERLPAVTLSFLGFLSPLSACVFGYLILGETLSGFQLAGAMAILVSIALITLNRSESESRVKATPAHKPVQS
- a CDS encoding NADPH-dependent FMN reductase, whose product is MKLMIISGSQRAHSKSLLTAQYLSSLAAESGFKDSSVLDLHALNLPLWNEDFWQKDSESWSCWQPVKAALKEADAFILITPEWHGMATPALKNFLLLTTDQEMAHKPALLASVSASVNGVYPISELRMTGSKNNHVCFLPDHLIFRDIETLLDDELNCHDARFDERARYTMKLLSAYAQALAPVHEGMPEEGAAFRYGM